The following are encoded together in the Bacillus sp. V2I10 genome:
- a CDS encoding PP2C family protein-serine/threonine phosphatase, translating into MDFKEVIESKYQEILSHYMQELTETALYQGQKFSRKAIEEQVPPEEIISLHRKVLQDLFPDVHQDVLHSLDFLLEVMMGYGLAYQEHQSLRDQQQEIKSEIQVALNVQQMLLETSVPTVPNLDIGAISVPAKHMNGDYYHFVYDEESVSIAIADVIGKGIPAALCMSMIKYAMDSLPESRKSPSRVLENLNRVVEHNVDPSMFITMFYGMYDTDTHEFVYGSAGHEPGFYYSAKEDRFHDMNTKGLVLGIDQSIKYKQYSRIVEKGDMIVLLSDGVTESKTNEEEFIERDFITDLIKKYSDLNAQGIVDNIYKDFLQMQDFELRDDFTLIILKREV; encoded by the coding sequence ATGGATTTTAAGGAAGTCATTGAATCGAAATATCAGGAAATACTGAGTCATTATATGCAAGAATTAACAGAAACGGCTTTGTACCAGGGGCAAAAGTTCAGCAGAAAAGCGATTGAGGAACAAGTACCCCCTGAGGAAATTATCAGTCTTCACCGTAAAGTGCTCCAAGATTTATTTCCTGATGTACATCAAGATGTTTTGCACTCTTTGGACTTTCTATTAGAGGTCATGATGGGGTATGGACTGGCCTATCAGGAGCATCAAAGCCTGCGGGATCAGCAGCAGGAGATAAAGTCTGAGATTCAAGTAGCCTTGAATGTTCAGCAAATGCTTTTAGAAACGTCAGTGCCGACAGTTCCAAATCTTGATATTGGTGCAATCAGTGTTCCTGCAAAGCATATGAACGGGGATTACTATCATTTTGTTTATGATGAAGAAAGCGTAAGTATTGCCATAGCGGATGTAATCGGGAAAGGAATTCCCGCTGCACTCTGTATGTCTATGATTAAATATGCAATGGACAGCTTGCCGGAGTCCCGTAAATCTCCAAGCCGTGTTCTTGAAAATCTGAACAGGGTTGTTGAGCATAACGTAGACCCGAGCATGTTCATTACAATGTTTTACGGTATGTATGATACGGATACACATGAGTTTGTCTATGGATCAGCGGGCCACGAGCCTGGATTTTATTACAGTGCTAAAGAGGACCGTTTTCATGATATGAACACAAAAGGTCTGGTCCTTGGTATTGATCAATCCATAAAGTACAAGCAATACAGCAGAATCGTGGAAAAAGGCGATATGATTGTTTTGCTTTCCGATGGTGTAACCGAGTCAAAAACAAATGAAGAAGAGTTCATTGAACGTGATTTTATTACGGACCTCATTAAAAAATACAGTGATTTGAATGCTCAGGGTATTGTAGATAATATATATAAAGACTTTTTACAGATGCAGGACTTTGAACTGCGTGATGATTTTACGCTAATTATTTTAAAACGCGAGGTTTAA
- a CDS encoding anti-sigma regulatory factor, with the protein MDNQSCVKIITEWDIVAARQLGRNVAKELGFGTVDQARITTAISELARNIYLYAGQGQICIEQISEFSKKGLKIIAIDNGPGIPDIRKVMEDGFSTSGGLGAGLPGVKRLMDEFSINTVLGEGTDIQAVKWLR; encoded by the coding sequence ATGGATAACCAATCCTGTGTAAAAATCATTACGGAGTGGGACATTGTTGCTGCGCGGCAGCTTGGACGCAATGTTGCAAAAGAACTCGGGTTTGGTACTGTAGACCAAGCGAGGATTACAACAGCTATTTCCGAATTAGCCCGTAATATATATTTGTATGCTGGACAAGGTCAAATTTGCATTGAGCAGATCAGCGAATTCAGTAAAAAAGGTTTAAAAATAATAGCCATTGATAACGGACCAGGAATACCAGATATCCGAAAAGTGATGGAAGACGGCTTTTCAACATCTGGTGGGTTAGGAGCCGGATTGCCTGGAGTAAAACGCCTGATGGATGAATTCAGCATTAATACCGTTTTGGGAGAGGGAACGGATATCCAAGCAGTCAAATGGCTTCGCTAG
- a CDS encoding STAS domain-containing protein, with the protein MRTPRIPILKLYNCLLVSIQWELDDQTALQFQEDLLHKIHETGASGVVIDLTSVDVIDSFIAKVLGDVIGMSKLMGAKVVLTGIQPAVAITLIELGIHLAGVQTALDLEKGLETLQQELGE; encoded by the coding sequence ATGAGAACTCCAAGAATACCGATTTTAAAACTTTATAATTGTCTGCTTGTATCCATTCAGTGGGAACTTGATGATCAGACTGCCCTGCAATTTCAGGAAGATCTTCTTCATAAAATCCATGAGACGGGCGCAAGCGGTGTTGTCATAGATTTAACCTCCGTAGATGTAATTGATTCTTTTATCGCCAAGGTTTTAGGTGATGTTATCGGCATGTCGAAATTAATGGGAGCTAAAGTTGTTTTAACAGGCATTCAGCCTGCAGTAGCAATCACCCTCATTGAGCTTGGCATTCACCTTGCTGGTGTACAAACCGCGCTTGACCTGGAAAAAGGACTTGAAACATTACAACAGGAGCTGGGGGAATAA
- a CDS encoding STAS domain-containing protein: protein MKDASNPVLDFVLAHQNEILNEWKDSLKDLGDQKYTNILSDQVYLNTCNEYLQILISYMKKPGSDLTEKVSDYAHRVVQLGWSLKYISEGLKELSLIIFTKMTDGLPEAEKMKIVWEFDKSLSPINNELIHQYAESWERTVSLQKIALQELSAPLIPIFENITIMPLVGTIDTERAKQIMENLLTGVVKHRAEVVLIDITGVPVVDTMVAHHIIQASEAVRLVGAKCLLVGIRPEIAQTIVNLGIDLSQVITKNSLQKGMEAALEMTNRQIVEMGDSQ, encoded by the coding sequence ATGAAGGATGCATCTAATCCAGTACTCGATTTTGTTCTGGCTCATCAAAATGAGATCCTGAATGAATGGAAAGACAGTCTGAAAGATCTTGGAGATCAGAAGTACACTAACATCCTTTCAGATCAAGTATATTTAAATACTTGCAATGAATATCTTCAAATCTTAATCAGCTATATGAAAAAACCGGGAAGCGACCTGACTGAAAAGGTTTCTGACTATGCTCACAGGGTCGTTCAATTAGGCTGGAGCTTAAAGTATATATCTGAAGGATTAAAGGAGCTGTCTTTAATTATCTTTACAAAAATGACGGACGGCCTTCCAGAAGCTGAAAAAATGAAAATTGTGTGGGAGTTTGACAAGTCGCTTTCCCCTATTAATAATGAGTTAATTCATCAATATGCAGAATCATGGGAGCGGACAGTTTCTCTGCAGAAGATTGCCTTGCAGGAATTATCGGCACCGCTCATTCCGATTTTTGAAAACATTACAATTATGCCTTTAGTTGGTACAATTGATACAGAGAGAGCAAAGCAAATCATGGAGAACCTGCTTACAGGTGTTGTGAAGCACCGCGCGGAAGTGGTTTTAATTGATATTACAGGTGTTCCGGTTGTGGACACAATGGTTGCGCATCATATTATTCAGGCATCAGAAGCTGTCCGCTTAGTAGGAGCAAAATGCCTGCTTGTGGGAATCAGACCTGAGATTGCTCAGACAATTGTGAACCTTGGCATCGATTTAAGCCAGGTAATCACGAAGAACAGCCTTCAAAAAGGAATGGAAGCTGCACTTGAAATGACGAATCGACAAATAGTAGAAATGGGGGATTCGCAATGA
- the ndoA gene encoding type II toxin-antitoxin system endoribonuclease NdoA has translation MIVKRGDVYFADLSPVVGSEQGGVRPVLIIQNDIGNRFSPTVIIAAITAQIQKAKLPTHVEIDSKRYGFERDSVILLEQIRTIDKQRLTDKITHLDDEMMDKVDEALQISLGLIDF, from the coding sequence TTGATTGTTAAACGCGGCGACGTTTATTTTGCTGATTTATCACCCGTTGTTGGCTCTGAGCAAGGGGGCGTCCGTCCAGTGCTGATCATCCAGAATGATATCGGAAACAGGTTCAGTCCAACGGTCATCATAGCAGCTATTACTGCTCAAATTCAAAAGGCGAAATTGCCTACTCATGTAGAAATTGATTCCAAGCGTTATGGGTTTGAACGTGATTCTGTTATACTGTTAGAGCAGATTCGTACGATTGATAAACAGAGATTGACTGATAAGATTACACACTTAGATGATGAAATGATGGATAAAGTGGACGAAGCTCTGCAAATAAGCTTAGGACTCATTGATTTTTAA
- a CDS encoding CopG family ribbon-helix-helix protein, translated as MSESSATTEILIRLPQALVSELDGLVKQENGNRSELIYQATKMYIRERKKRQIRESMRRGYMEMAKINLNIASEAFQAESEADHTVERLVSGG; from the coding sequence GTGTCTGAATCCAGCGCAACAACAGAAATCTTAATTCGTTTACCGCAAGCATTAGTCTCGGAATTAGACGGACTTGTCAAACAAGAGAATGGGAACCGAAGCGAGTTAATTTATCAAGCAACAAAGATGTATATCCGCGAGCGTAAGAAACGCCAAATACGCGAGTCAATGAGACGTGGATATATGGAGATGGCTAAGATTAACTTAAACATTGCTTCCGAAGCATTTCAAGCTGAATCAGAGGCTGACCACACCGTTGAACGCTTAGTAAGCGGGGGTTAA
- the alr gene encoding alanine racemase, translated as MGNSFYRDTWAEIDLDAIYSNVKSMKNHIGENMQLIAVVKANAYGHGDLEVAQTALEAGAEMLAVAFLDEAVVLREAGFEVPILVMGASRPADVKIAIDQRIILTAPSLEWLTEAEKNVQKGLLSVHLKIDTGMGRLGVRTEEELLQAFKFAEEKPNVKIEGIFTHFATADELDTAYFNKQYDVFTAMAQKAADYDGVMIHCGNSATGLRFPGKLVHAVRLGISMYGLSPSMEIKPELPYELKEAFSLHSRLVHVKKISTGDKVSYGATYTAEKDEWIGTIPIGYADGWVRRLKESEVLIDGERMPIVGRICMDQCMIKLSSFKETGTKVTLIGKQKEDCISVDEVAERLDTINYEVPCTITLRVPRMFLKNKSIIEVRNSLFCGVKKLADRP; from the coding sequence ATGGGAAATTCTTTTTACCGCGATACTTGGGCTGAAATCGATTTAGATGCAATATACAGCAACGTGAAATCAATGAAAAACCATATAGGCGAAAACATGCAGCTGATTGCGGTTGTGAAGGCCAATGCTTATGGCCACGGAGATTTAGAAGTGGCACAAACGGCTCTTGAAGCAGGTGCTGAAATGCTTGCAGTCGCGTTTTTAGATGAAGCGGTCGTGCTGCGCGAAGCGGGGTTTGAAGTGCCTATTCTGGTGATGGGTGCTTCCCGGCCAGCAGATGTGAAGATCGCCATTGATCAGCGCATTATTTTGACAGCTCCTTCTCTTGAATGGCTGACGGAAGCTGAAAAGAATGTTCAAAAAGGATTATTATCTGTTCATCTAAAGATTGATACCGGAATGGGCCGTCTCGGTGTCCGGACAGAGGAAGAACTGCTTCAGGCATTTAAATTTGCAGAAGAAAAACCCAATGTGAAAATAGAAGGTATCTTTACGCACTTTGCAACAGCGGATGAACTGGATACTGCTTATTTCAACAAGCAGTACGACGTATTCACCGCAATGGCGCAAAAAGCAGCTGATTATGATGGAGTTATGATTCACTGCGGCAACAGTGCAACTGGACTCCGTTTTCCTGGAAAATTAGTTCACGCTGTGAGACTGGGAATCTCTATGTACGGTCTAAGTCCTTCAATGGAAATAAAACCTGAACTGCCCTATGAACTGAAAGAAGCTTTTTCCCTTCATTCAAGGCTTGTTCATGTGAAAAAAATCAGCACAGGCGACAAAGTAAGCTACGGGGCCACATACACAGCTGAGAAAGATGAATGGATAGGGACGATTCCGATTGGATATGCAGATGGATGGGTGCGCCGTCTAAAAGAATCAGAAGTTCTAATTGATGGTGAAAGAATGCCGATTGTTGGAAGGATCTGCATGGATCAATGTATGATTAAGCTTTCATCCTTTAAAGAAACAGGGACAAAGGTAACGTTAATCGGCAAGCAAAAAGAAGATTGTATTTCTGTGGATGAAGTGGCAGAAAGACTGGATACAATCAACTATGAAGTACCTTGTACAATAACTTTGCGCGTTCCCCGTATGTTTTTGAAAAATAAGAGTATAATTGAAGTGAGAAACTCTCTTTTTTGCGGCGTAAAAAAGCTTGCGGATCGCCCGTAA